atgttaataattgaaaaattaatatgtattgtttAATCACATAATGTGTCATGTATATTGTTCTGGAAAATCATTCATGTTCTTCACTTATAAATCACATTTTGTATCAAAACAGTAAATGTATAacgaaaataaatgattaaaattacatatgacatgtaaagaaaatttatttattatacgacAATCGTtatctgaaacaaaaaatttatttgtgataGAAGAAACATAACCTAATGTACAAATAAACATAACCTGTCAAGTGTCaacaaaatatctaaaaatcaaATCAAGTTGAGGGCTGTTACGTGCAGCTACGTAatagataattttgaataaatcgGGATACGTTTATGAAAAGTCTTTATTAGGTATTGCTTATTCGAGCTGTGATCGAGAATTGAACTGATGAGATAGATCTTCGTTCCAAGTGCTCTAGGAAATTCATAGAGGTGGAAGGTTTTATTGAAGAGAAAAGGTTTTATTGAAGAGAAAGTGCGCCTAATGCACAGGAACAGTGATTAGGCTAACCCAcgttttttgcaattatagaAGGGTCATTTGTTAAGGTCTGGAAAGAGTAAAGATAAAGATGGTTTGAAGATTCGAATAAAAAAGGGTAATTAAGGGACCAAAAAGTTGCGGCACGTAACAGGGCacgtcaaataaaaaaaaataatcaatgatatttaatagtttataaattataaatatgattgctttaatttatatttcatgattaataatagtaaagtaaaatattaaagtagtCATTCTATGTGATCTTACAGTTagattttacaaattcttaaatgtaaaatgatttttatacttGTTGGAGAACATATTGGAACTAGCATTAAATTATGATGAGCTTTCAGCAGTATATAATGCAGGATGTCATTAAGTCCATTATTTCAGATCAAGCGGATATAAATAGTAATGCGATATGTttctattacataaataatttacataaacttAGTtgacatgtaatttttaatttttaattaacattaatatataactttattaccTTTAAATCCAACATTTATAGCAAACATTATGTAACTCATTTTACACCATCATATAAaccaataaaatacaaaatgttgGTTCCAGAGTATTGAAAATAGCatatagttaattatttattaagaaattgagATGAATCAGAATCAGGTAGAGTCATTGCACTCTTGAcacaatatatttcttatttcgaCAAGACCACTCAACTTGCCTatgcaatattgcaataaaattgtaattgtaatcaattttgttatatatgtttattttaattttaactatttgttatcgatatgcataaaatatgcatgCATATAAATAAGAGTTTGATAGAATCAATTTATAGGTAATCATCATTTCATGGATGAAGTCTTATGATAATTTCTGAATCAAGTCATTCATTAACATAACaagattacattaataaattgtacgtaactatgtatcaaatatatatgtacatgtttattgaaaaagtAATAGATGAAAGTATCtatataactttaattttaactaatctaagatatttttctcctagtaattaattagttttgtatatttataaaaaaaactatacatataaaatcgttattaatatagtattttCTTCTGGGAAAATTCCCAGATCGACATGCTTAGCtcgatttattttaagaatagaaATAGATGCATATTTAGTCGTTGGAGGAAGAAagagcaaagaaaataaatgctgAAAATGCATCTAAAAATGAACAGGCAAGTATATATATGCATCAACCGTGCCAACAATTTCCCTGccaattgttaatttttcttcataagATTGCATACTACTCTATTTAATCATTTGTTATGTTTATGACATAATGCACAAATATATCTCGACGATTTAAAATTCAAGCCTAAAAAATGGCAAAGATACGACGTGGATCGTAATTTCGCGCGTTGCCTGATCAGCTGATATTCCTGTTTGTTTTCAGTTAATATCGGAAATCGGGGGTGGGGTGGAGAGGGGATGGGTTCCGAACAACGGAACTCACTGCTGTTAAAGAACGTGGTAGAGAGCACGAATTGTTGCTAGCGTTGACTTGAAGATAGGTGCTTGACGCACAAGCATCTGTAACAATTAAACGTAAGCAAGTGACCGATTTTAATCGTCGCAGCCCGCAGTGCTGTGACACGTTATTTTTCCTCGTAACACAAAATGACCGTCCGATGTGTTGTTCCCCGTTTTTCACAAGCGTAAATTGAGGCACGTTTAGCCAAACATCATCGCAATATAATGGATAGCGTGACAGTAAGTAGACTTTAACCTCATGGTGATGTGCGTCTCTTCACACCTCGTTCGACTCATGCATGTTTCCAACTACTATTTTTATCTACTATCTGTTAAACGATTTAGCAAGTAATCAATATCTCTTGTCGatgtattttgattttgatgtATTTTGTTTAGAGAATCAAAGAATTgacaatgtgaaaaatatatataaaataatagtgtaGAAATTGATtcattttttccatttttaatgaatagatTTATTCATGAGAGTTGCATTTTATGGATtaagttttgtatttttccccttttttattacaaaatctctgaattatatcaattttatttttataaatagaatgcAACTAAATATCAAATCTATGAAATTAACTGGATAAAATTTGTTGGTTGaacttgattttaatatttattattttgtatatcggatattttgtattttgtgtattgtatatttcaaaACCATAATAGATATtgtctgtttctttttataattatatggatatatatttcactctactattattgttttttataatataccaTATTGAATGAAGTTTTGTATTTTCAGGGAATAATATATGCAATGTATCGAGGATTTGTGGACAGTTTAAAGGGTGCTAttgttctcttttatatagataagcaaattaatgaaaaattagtCAGAAAATCTCCTACCAGAGCAGACCTCAGAAGAAGAGATCTCGTTACGCAAAGTCCCTCCAAGAGTAAACAAAggtatttttatcatcatctCGTGTCTGCAAAAAATAagcgtaataatattttttaatctgctTAATTTTAGAGAATCTACAGTGCTGAAAAGAACTTTGCAATGTTGTGCATTGAATGGTGCAGTGTTGGGGGttagtatatacatatttgattCTGGACTCTTGCCACTTGTGAAGTACTTATTGACTATTATATTCGGCCACTCTCCTGGTATGGGTCTTATTGTTTGGTCATGGATCCAAccatttttatctcttatattTAGCACAATATGGGTACTACCATTATTTTTGCTCAGCAAAATAGTTAACAGCTTATGGTTTCAGGTAAGACTTTCCACAAACTTTAATTGTATTcattattcacaaaaatagtaatataattaaatactgatgagatataaatataatgtatttataaattccatAGGACATAGCGGATAGTGCTTATAGATACAGACAAGGAAGGCCATTGCTTTTGTCAAGCGTCAGCAAATTGATAGCTGATACACTTTTCAGTATATTTGTTCAAATGTTATTCCTGGGACAAGGAATGTTGGTGTCCAAAGTACCACTAAGACCATTAGGAGAAATTCTTGCCCTTGTTCATTTGTGCCTTTTATATGCTCTCTATGCCTTTGAATACAAATGGTTCAATATGGGCTGGGAGTTGCATAGACGATTAACTTTTATTGAGGGCAATTGGCCCTACTTTTTAGGCTTTGGTATGCCATTAGCGCTACTTACCAAAATGCCcaattcttatattataagGTACGAGATATTTTCCTAATTGTTTTCTTAACAGATATAATAACGtctattaatatctaaaaatatttatttctgtcttTGTTtagttagtttttttttagaaagatgcagaattttaaacaatcaatgcaatgtgaaaataaaattcattaatttccataaatttttgctatagaaaaattgattttgcatAAATCTACGAATTAGTAgcttaaagaaagaaatggttCTAAAGCAtcctaatatatttataaaatgtatttatattttatttttagtggCTGTGttttttccattttgtttCCACTGTTCATTGTAAGTGGAAACGAAGCGGAACCCGTAACTGGGGTATGGTATgtatctaaattattataaaacataatatttaatttaacacaatattttatcatttattacgTTTAACATATGAATGCATTGTTGCAGCGATTGCCagctgaaattattttcaccaGTAATCGCAATCGCGaacacattatttaataaaaccatCGGACGAGCTAATATACGGTGACAGTGAAGACatatgaaaaaatgaatattcatGCCTAATTTATGCCATTTGCatgtcaaatttaaaaattacaaaaatttgttacagaaaaattcatgcaaaagtaataattatataaagtaacgTTCACAAAGTGTTTGGATATCTATTGCTTGCTATTGCagggaatattttttttatttaacccAACTACAAGTTTAAGAATGCAAAaggtatgtttattttttgacattaaacaagaaagtatataaaatattataaattttatatttttttctatcatcttttgaaatatgaaaacaatACTTGGCTATATTTGAATTGGTATGTAGGGCCAATcagtacaaatatttatttacgcaTATGTAATAATGCACGTATAGTTATTCATATGTGTGATGTACTTCATTCAATGATATCGCcgatatacaaattatgtatttctcaatttttatgagaattcatattttaagCTTTTTACGCTGTAGCTAGtcatttttcaatatcgaTTTGTGATCTCCATTCGGCGCTGTGCTATAAACGTGTATTATAAACATATGCTATAATATCAATATGTCATTTGTGGCAGCTAAAATACCCAATCTAGTTATGATATAATCTTGATATACAATAGAATAGCTGAAATATAActccaaatattaaaatataaatctaaacaATACACTGCTGTTGTGCGCCATACATgactattttatattcatcttTAAAAGTGTTCTATTTAACagaagttatttaatttaaaataaatttagattataCATAAGAGCGccaatagaaatattataatcagtTAAGTCTATTGATCCTAATTAAGTATGTATTGTGCCATACATATCATTTACGAGGAATGATTCATTCGAAaatcatgtaaaattaaaatgaactaaaaatatcatgatcatatgataaattttgctaataatgtaagaatatatcaatttgtatgataaaattagggaaataatgattattacatttgtcataaattactgattttatatactatggcttaaataaatattatagaactATTGAAAAATACCTTGCTCACAATTGTGACAAATGTAGTCCAATTAAGTTCAAACAATAACATAAGAACCACAAAATCTTCGtcacagaataaaaattaaatctatagtaattaataaaacttttagtttaagaatgttttattcatgtgagatattttatttatttttaattttaatataaattgtatgtGATATCcggtttataatattaatcaagcGAGAAGATCTTGAAGCGCTAGTAAATCATGATCTGAAGGTTCTTCCTTTACTCTGTAAGAGTTCAAAGTATAATGCCTATGTAATGCTGCAAAACCGAGCCCTGGATCAGTTTCCACTTCTGTTACTGGACTCGTAGCTCGATCGATTTTGCTtacctataaaatataacttctaaatgaaataataaatcttggTAATATTTTGAACTTAAAAGTTAAACTTAAAACGGaacttgaaaatttcaaaacacaatatcctaaattttttaattgcagatttttctttacatttaaaaCGTTCTAGCGCTTCAGAAAATTTGATAGAAATGTTTTACtagatgtaataatttttaatcttctaTCATTAAAAAGTTACTCATAATTGGTGtacaaataatgtttcttaATTTAAGCGTTGGTCATGATTAAAAgtccaataatttaaaaatattatatacatacttcaAAACGTTGTTGTTTGTACATAGCCAATTTACGTGTTCCAGGAGaactttgtattaaattttgtattgtagGATGAGAAATCCCAAAGAAATCCGCACCCTTTGGCATTATTGAACAAAGTGTCGGAGAAATTGCTGCCAACAATTTTGAGTGACACTCGTCAGGACTGGATCCGACTAGTGGCTGATCCAAGTCATTATCAGACACTATTTCAAAtctataaacaataaattgtatatttgtatcctaattttttctaaaaatgattattCTCTCAAATTGCTCCTATATTTTCATACCTAGGTTTTGGACCACCGTCTAGTATTTTACAGGTATACAAGCTTTTTGTTCTCGGGTCTCTCAAATTGGCATATACTCTTGTACTACAATATCCTACTGGAAATATAAGATCTTCTGTATGATACGCAATTCTGTCTGATACTACTTCACCAAGAGAATATATTGTAAGGTCTCCCAAAGCTATGGGAAATATTGGTCTACCATGAACATCTAATGGAATCAGTTGCACTACTCTTCTGGCAGTTTTGTTATATCTCTTtgttttactctttgattctgcaaaaaatttaaaaaagaaaattttcatataaaaatacactAATAGATTAGAAATATTCTTTGAAtctaattttagtaaatattttaaaatatactaaCATTGGCAACAAGCTATTcaaattcttgaaatttaaatgatatttttacagtCTCAATTGATTGTAGAAAAATACCTGATCCTTCTGtagaaattcttttttttactgtcTTTTTTGGTGTAACACCATCTGGATTAAATAACGgtgaatttacattatttgacTGTGAACGTGCCATCATAGAATTAGACTCTATTTCTCCCAATTGCTGGCATAATTTGCGTAGAAGAAACAATCTCTCTTCTTTAACAAGCATCAGATTCTCTTGCATATGTGCAACCTGATCGCATAGTGCTGCATTTTCctgcattaaaattacatctgttgtcacataattacaaataaagtataaaatatagttcTTTATATAagctcataaaatattaaaattatgtttacatTAAGACTTACAAATACAGTATTTTTCACAATCCTTTTAAGTTTCTGgtattttttcttgtattttatgttttgttCTAATTCagcatttttatgataatcaTTGTAGTAACTATCATATGCTTGGGccatattgtatttatattaataaaatattttacttgcaAAAGAGAAACtgtatgtttatattataacgaCTGACAACTGTTTACCAACTACACAATAGGTTATATTTAGTATGCGAAAGTGCAACAGAGTACCACTAAAGAGATAAAGTTCAACATCGTTGCGATTAGTCGCTACTTCAATCTATCGATATTGCAATATCGAGTATTGCAATTCACCTTTCGATAAATCTCGAATTCCAAAAAGTGAAATATGCGTgataaaatgcagaaaaaatataatttgttataaagtatataaaaaaacatcaaataattataccaaatatttcaatttatttatgatataaaatatttcattaaaagatattatcgtattttgtgttaagttcacgcgcagtgacaaaataaattgtttatttttatacattttgaaatatttcaacacgcgcgcgcgccatCCATAAATTACTAATGTAGATAATTTCACGGCGCGTCGATTTTCAACGTAGAAAACATTTCGTAATTAATTGCGTATTTTGTTCGTATTAAGATTGCATAACAAGTGAATTTTAATCGGGAGTGCCGATTAAGTGACGGGCGATTATCGTAACGTGTGCAGGTGTTCACAGTTAACGATATTTACGTCGTGATTAGTGTTGCGAAGTGAAAATGAAATCGGTACGGTAGTAGGGTTAGATCTTGTACGCCGGAAATTTAGTTCGTTGTGAATTGAATCtgatagaatataattatgcgCGCATTGATATGGTATAATCATCACTGGCCTAACTCGCTCAAagtaaatgtatatgtaacatCGAGTGGACCAAGAGGAGGTGTCAAACAAAAGATATGAACATTTGTATGGCTCAGGAGGAGAAAGCACCGATGAGgtaatttgtcatttatttgttatttattacttgTGAGACATTAATTGTTTATCTCTGCAATGGTCACATCGTGTGTCACATCGTGGcgtaatataatctttttatttcacgaatatttattacaagtaTTAAAAACTGTGCTTTGACAATTATATCCTTTATCCGCAGtctacaatttttcaaacaaataataaaatacaaccaTACTTTCTCtgtattaaacaataataattttaaaatttcatacaattcaaatatgcaatttgttatttttaaattacttttgaaaattctattggtctttttatgtttgtggagaaaaatttaaaaaattgaggaTTGAAaggataaataatttcatgagacaagatttatttcgaaaatacgATTTATTAACCTGCCGAACCTAAATTCTGTGACGCGTGCGCTCATACGCATTTACACGCGCACACCTCGCTGTCGCACGCGCTCCTCCGCATATTCTCACACACgcgatatataaaatctaaaaggTCGCTATACTTAAACACCGTGACTCGTAGCTTGTCCGATAAACGTTATGCTATCCTAGAAATCgtgttaattattatgtcGATGCGAGTTGCTCGATCGTGCGCGATCGTCACCGCTGTCGTTACAACGATTACACAAAACTCTGCAGGACATGATGGTACACCGAAGACATCCATTCTTCACTTTGAGACTCGTTTTGTTCACACTTCATTTATTCTAGCTTGTTTCTCGTAAAAAATGTACGCCATCAATAGCCCGCAATCTTGATCGTCGGTGGAAATCTTattagaaatacaataatttaaatcatatccttcaaatttaataaaaaattgtatgttattgaaaatatatgaatataaatattagcatTTTCGGTTACTATTGCCCTGTCTAGATCGAAGGATGATCCTGCTTGTTCATCCGAGTGGACAGTCTGATGAGTGAAAATTATACTCAAGTTGGTTTTTAATcgtattaattgtattaaacaatttttttatccaattaaaaagaattatttgggttaatacaattaaaagcCAACTTTAGTATAATTTTCACCCATCAAATTATCCACTCGGAACAAGTGAATCATCCTTTGGGCTAGACTGGGCATAAATGACATTCAAACGGTAAATACCACTTCTATAATTATCACTATATGcactttaaaaaatactcAAACTACTTGCtgattttttgtacatttttatataattaactatatatataaaaaattatagatgcTTTCCACGAACGATCAATCCTCCTTTAATCGCATACGAGCGATACTACTCTTATTAAAGCTCAGCGGCggatttatgaatatataaagtacTGCTTTGTTTTCTAGAcaataataaacttaaaaatataaattaatatataaatacttagactttttagcattttttttgtgtttttaattataaacttgatttaaatgaaaatttgattttattgtatgcttaaaaaaattgcataattaattgtgCCTAAAACCAGCACCTTTGGAAAAAAGGTATCCTTACTAAACGCAtctatatattacaatatttttttgcaactttAATTGAAACGTTTCCTCAGCGTAATCGCTTTTGtactcattaaattaattgctaaGAGATATATTACGATTGCAGTATTATTTTGTGACTATATTTTAACTGGAAAGAATAAACACGAGTCTGAAACATCGATACTATGTACAAAACACAATGCATTGACGTCAAAAAGTTAAGCTATGTTAAGTATATcgcatttaatataaacacgCTAGACTCGTGTTTATTACTGATAACATGATTGTCACAAATAAGACTACAATCATAAAGAATtactttattcatttattattaaaaataaaaaaaattaatgtaaagcCATAAATCCGACGCTGTcagaaatgtattttacatagtgtgcaattcttttattatcacCCGTGTTAGCGAGATTAAGCTaatctacaaaattattttccgacCTTGTATTCTTAACGACCTCACAGTCAGAACAAGTGCCTCGAGACAGAAAGAAAATCTGTACGCACatgcaaatttgtttttatctaaTCAGGATTACTCGTTTACAATATTAAGAGTAACTTTCTCGATTAGGCTGCATCGTTTAggcaaattttaacatttgcaatttaattatcgaAAGAACCGTTGTTCAACAACGTACATATTTGGCGATATAACCGAATTTGTGCGACAAATACTTCCCATACTGTGAACTCGAGCAAAATCAACATTTGTTCTGTTACGAGAACaacaatcaaatttattatactttactagattttatcataatgaaaataattcatttaattcgTGAAATTCAGAAACATAAAAAACTGCTCGATTGGTTGTTTCAAATGTTGCAATTTATTGGAAGTGAAAATGCTTTAATTTTCGTCGAAGTAATTAATTTGCGCTATTTTGCGAGTTAATTGAGTTTGCATAGTTGGTTTACGagtcaatatttatatgaataatatgtaGGGTCGGTTCTAGACGCGAGCGacatgagaaataaaattataaggaTGATAAAAGAGTAATAACAGTTACATTTGTAgtgcaaagaaatataaagtttttagttactttaaatattataaatattatttttttattaaaattttataaaatgtgcttATTTAAAACACACATTATGCATGGAAgttagatttaaatttatatgactttcatattttctctcgataaatttttcaaaaattgaaaaaaagaacaaattatcTCATTCTATTAACTAGCGCAACTAGTCTCCATGCATGTATGTCTCAAATTAGCTGTGTATTTCAAGTTATCACTCTTTATATCAATAGATATGTGCATTTGTTATGGGCATGAGTTTTATCCACGCGCACTTGCGATCTAGAAAGGGCCCCAATCATGGAGATCGAACATCGATAGCGACACACATTTTAGAGATGGTTATTCTTAATCCCAATCggccgatatttttaattgcagacGCAATTATCCGCTGACtacatgcaattttttttagatacatATACTAGCTACGATTTCACTAAGCGCGAATTACGGATGCAATTAACAATCAGTCGACGGCCATCGATAACGAGCTTTGTCATCGTTACTCGCGCCTTTTGTCTGTCGATGAATGCCATTTGCAAAATCTAAAAAACGGTTCGAAGGTACACCTcggaatataaaaaagaacatcTAACGcgttaattttgtaatttctcaTTCTACAGCACAGCTCAACGTTTATTCTCTCATACCGGTGTGTTCATATATGAACAATAGTCTACGTATGGAATATATGATGtctattatatcaaataatttgttcgTATTTTtcctcaaaaatattttaagtgaagaatattaataaaaatagaagttatatatatttaagttcaataattttatattaaaacatatttttctgtaacACGTTTCTACTTTTAATGCTTTTAGATACGAGATCAAGATAATGTTATGAACATCAGTTAAACTgtcattcaatttattattatttgctttatATCCGTAAATTAGATAATATCATGTTACATTTTACTGCGCGCGTTAATACAACAATCTGGTTTCAAGTTTTGGGTGATCTAAATATCACATTTACTGTTATTAACAGACTGAAAATTATATGGCCACATTTAGCACTAAATGAGATATGAATACGGGCCGTAATTTGCGTGAGTAGCGCTTCAGATATTCTACACGTAGACTATGCGTAGACTTTCAACACTATTCCATACACTTCCATGCACTCACTGGAATAATCGCTGACGCGTGTACACAGTGGCGCAGCTCCGTTAGAAGCGAAATGCGCATCGTGGTCCGTTAAACGTTGCTATGTACAATAGTTACATGGACTCGTCTCTACAAGTTAAACACTCAACATTATGATTGGTATTTACATGATAAGAGTAACAAACTTGGCAACCGTCGCTAGTTTGTTCTATTCCGCAGCATCgatacacattcaaaatttctCATTGAACAGAGCTGCTATATCGCAggacataattatttattttttaaatatttttttatctataacaTGTGTCGGATAATTGCTTAACAAAAATCtcaagtattatttttctttttaattaggATTTTGTCAAACTTTTTGCATTTTCCTGATCAAATACCTAAACAATATCGCCTTTGAGAGAATCTgtgtaaaaatttgatttttttttttttttgaaggaGTAAAATAGAATCCGACTTATTAAAGCGATTAACAttgttattatacaattacaattacaagAATAGTTTAATCTATCTGACACTTTCATtttcaaatgtttattatcattaaaagtaAATCATTATTATGTCCAATGTTCcaaagaaatatcaaatgaTTGACCATTTAATgtctttgtaataatttaatcgcaacgataaaaattatgaaagagATTCAgtgttttatctttatttcaaaggcagtttttattttcatttatttctagATCTCTTCCATATTTGTCGTAATGCTTTAACGACGAACCAAACAAGAAAACACGTATGATAAAAGAAGAGTGCATAATTCTTTTGTCTGATTTAATGCGATCGcaattaatatgtacaaaatattgatgCATTATACAAGTTTATTAAAACTGCATCCGGGCATCAATCCTTTCTTCGCGCCACTGTGAACACACGTTACCTTCATAGAATCTTCTTAGAGACGAGAATCGA
This genomic window from Linepithema humile isolate Giens D197 chromosome 5, Lhum_UNIL_v1.0, whole genome shotgun sequence contains:
- the tank gene encoding etoposide-induced protein 2.4 homolog; translated protein: MDSVTGIIYAMYRGFVDSLKGAIVLFYIDKQINEKLVRKSPTRADLRRRDLVTQSPSKSKQRESTVLKRTLQCCALNGAVLGVSIYIFDSGLLPLVKYLLTIIFGHSPGMGLIVWSWIQPFLSLIFSTIWVLPLFLLSKIVNSLWFQDIADSAYRYRQGRPLLLSSVSKLIADTLFSIFVQMLFLGQGMLVSKVPLRPLGEILALVHLCLLYALYAFEYKWFNMGWELHRRLTFIEGNWPYFLGFGMPLALLTKMPNSYIISGCVFSILFPLFIVSGNEAEPVTGVCDCQLKLFSPVIAIANTLFNKTIGRANIR
- the LOC105676056 gene encoding transforming growth factor beta regulator 1; its protein translation is MAQAYDSYYNDYHKNAELEQNIKYKKKYQKLKRIVKNTVFENAALCDQVAHMQENLMLVKEERLFLLRKLCQQLGEIESNSMMARSQSNNVNSPLFNPDGVTPKKTVKKRISTEGSESKSKTKRYNKTARRVVQLIPLDVHGRPIFPIALGDLTIYSLGEVVSDRIAYHTEDLIFPVGYCSTRVYANLRDPRTKSLYTCKILDGGPKPRFEIVSDNDLDQPLVGSSPDECHSKLLAAISPTLCSIMPKGADFFGISHPTIQNLIQSSPGTRKLAMYKQQRFEVSKIDRATSPVTEVETDPGLGFAALHRHYTLNSYRVKEEPSDHDLLALQDLLA